In Deinococcus sp. QL22, the following are encoded in one genomic region:
- a CDS encoding ABC transporter permease has product MIPFLLRRLVQSIPTLLLASILIFFVIQLAPGDFLTPAKLNPNISDEQLVALERNFGLDRPAWQQYLFWMGNMFQGDFGLSFQYQQPVLNIIWPRILNSLYLALMSLILFYSIAIPLGVYGAVRQNSPGDNAVNVVLYFLLGFPSFFLALIVIYFILQVRNATGLDIPIGGMTSNNFEELSPLGQMIDILKHLIIPALVLAISDAAGLTRVIRGQMLEVMRSDYVRTARAKGVSERTAIWKHTFRNAILPIVAGIGGLLPALISGVGFLEVVFAYPGITPMLLTAIGTQDLYLIAGFTVITTVLLIVGNVISDILLAVVDPRVKVA; this is encoded by the coding sequence ATGATTCCATTTCTCCTGCGGCGGTTGGTTCAGTCCATCCCGACGCTCCTTCTCGCCAGCATCCTTATCTTCTTCGTGATTCAGCTGGCCCCCGGCGACTTCCTCACGCCCGCCAAGCTCAATCCCAACATCAGCGATGAGCAACTGGTGGCCCTAGAGCGCAACTTTGGCCTGGATCGTCCCGCCTGGCAGCAATACCTGTTCTGGATGGGCAATATGTTTCAGGGCGACTTTGGCCTGTCGTTTCAATATCAGCAACCTGTCCTCAATATCATCTGGCCGCGCATTCTCAACTCGCTGTACCTGGCCCTGATGAGCCTGATTCTGTTCTACTCCATCGCCATTCCGCTCGGCGTGTACGGCGCAGTACGCCAGAATTCCCCTGGCGACAATGCCGTCAACGTCGTGTTGTATTTCCTGCTGGGCTTCCCCAGCTTCTTTCTGGCCCTGATCGTCATCTACTTCATTTTGCAAGTCCGCAATGCCACTGGCCTCGATATTCCTATTGGCGGCATGACCAGCAACAACTTTGAAGAACTCTCTCCATTGGGGCAGATGATCGATATTTTGAAACATCTGATCATTCCGGCACTCGTCCTGGCAATCTCTGATGCGGCGGGCCTGACCCGTGTGATCCGGGGTCAGATGTTGGAAGTGATGCGCTCGGACTACGTGCGGACGGCGCGGGCCAAAGGCGTCAGCGAGCGCACGGCCATCTGGAAGCACACCTTCCGCAATGCTATTTTGCCCATCGTGGCGGGCATCGGCGGGTTGTTGCCAGCGCTCATCAGCGGCGTGGGTTTTCTGGAAGTGGTGTTTGCCTATCCGGGCATCACGCCCATGCTGCTTACGGCCATCGGCACGCAAGACCTGTACCTGATCGCCGGGTTTACCGTCATCACCACCGTCTTGCTGATCGTCGGCAACGTCATCAGCGATATTTTGCTGGCCGTCGTCGATCCCCGCGTCAAGGTCGCGTGA
- a CDS encoding ABC transporter substrate-binding protein, with protein MKKFLFAALALAATSASAAPFVYPAAWTAEQNTANKRGGELRLSILSDFKGINPFTSVEADSIPGTMDNGTGLFTQDPRNDEFLPYMADAKPVVSNGGKRFVVKIRQGMKFSDGQAITADDWITTWKIHIDDKVGSNTYDSFFLNGKPISIKKLDNYTLQFDFPQVSSGAYVTMSYTPWPDHVFGKAYRDGGADAVKKLWTLGTPASQIVSPGMWVLESFRAGERSVFAKNPNWGDWNKDSRGNALPYLDKLSYRVTGDANATLAAFLAGQIDIAPMRNADDLAQTKRAIDAGNLKATLLPNVSPQAQSSWITFNWNKASNPTLQKLFRDVRFRRAMSHIANRKAMVDLALGGLGVETYFSVYPIFTQQIAAGASAPKYSYNLAQASKLLAQIGYTKKNAQGFLVDKAGKVLEFNLSTNAGNTTREQLGRIFADEAKKVGVKVNFTPIDFNNLVGQLTAKGEDRPFDAILLGLSGGDNIWSFGGNVTPCGANLHSYNNPTNGKCLTAQESLMTKLYYQGDAELDDAKRRAIGGQLMKAEGELQPVIYLVGGNYHVAYNERIGGEYPRALMNAYYLQRDPALTFIK; from the coding sequence ATGAAAAAATTCCTGTTTGCTGCTCTTGCTTTAGCTGCTACCTCCGCTTCTGCGGCCCCATTTGTGTACCCGGCGGCGTGGACTGCCGAGCAGAACACCGCCAATAAGCGCGGCGGCGAACTGCGCCTCAGCATCCTGTCTGATTTCAAAGGCATTAACCCATTCACCTCGGTAGAAGCCGACAGCATCCCCGGTACGATGGACAATGGCACAGGCCTGTTTACCCAAGACCCCCGCAACGATGAATTCTTGCCCTACATGGCCGATGCCAAGCCTGTGGTCAGCAACGGCGGCAAGCGGTTCGTGGTCAAAATCCGTCAGGGTATGAAGTTTAGTGACGGTCAGGCTATTACTGCTGACGACTGGATCACTACCTGGAAAATTCATATCGACGACAAAGTAGGCAGCAATACCTACGACTCGTTCTTCTTGAACGGTAAGCCAATAAGTATTAAGAAGCTCGACAACTATACCTTGCAATTTGACTTTCCGCAGGTCAGTTCAGGCGCTTATGTTACGATGTCTTATACCCCTTGGCCTGACCACGTGTTCGGTAAGGCCTACCGTGATGGTGGCGCGGACGCCGTGAAAAAACTTTGGACGCTGGGCACGCCAGCCAGCCAGATCGTGTCGCCCGGAATGTGGGTGCTGGAAAGTTTCCGTGCTGGAGAGCGCAGCGTATTTGCTAAGAACCCGAATTGGGGTGACTGGAACAAAGATAGCCGGGGCAATGCCTTGCCTTATCTTGACAAGCTCTCCTACCGCGTTACAGGTGATGCAAACGCTACACTCGCGGCCTTCCTGGCTGGACAGATTGATATTGCTCCCATGCGGAACGCCGACGACTTGGCCCAGACCAAGCGTGCTATTGACGCAGGCAACCTGAAAGCTACCTTGCTGCCCAACGTCAGCCCGCAGGCCCAGAGCTCTTGGATCACCTTTAACTGGAACAAAGCCAGCAATCCCACCTTGCAAAAATTGTTCCGTGACGTGCGCTTCCGCCGCGCCATGAGCCATATTGCCAACCGCAAAGCGATGGTTGACTTGGCACTGGGCGGTTTGGGCGTTGAAACTTACTTCAGCGTCTACCCCATCTTTACCCAGCAAATCGCTGCTGGAGCAAGTGCGCCCAAGTACAGCTATAACCTCGCCCAGGCCAGCAAATTGCTTGCCCAGATCGGCTACACCAAGAAGAACGCGCAGGGCTTCCTCGTCGATAAGGCTGGGAAAGTGCTGGAATTCAACCTCAGCACGAACGCGGGCAACACCACCCGTGAGCAACTGGGCCGTATCTTTGCCGATGAAGCCAAGAAGGTCGGCGTCAAGGTCAACTTTACGCCCATCGACTTCAACAACCTCGTAGGCCAACTGACTGCCAAAGGTGAAGACCGGCCTTTCGATGCCATCTTGCTGGGTCTGAGCGGCGGCGACAACATTTGGTCATTCGGCGGCAACGTTACGCCCTGCGGTGCCAACCTGCACAGTTACAATAACCCCACCAACGGCAAGTGCCTGACCGCGCAGGAAAGCCTGATGACCAAGCTCTACTACCAGGGCGACGCCGAACTTGACGATGCCAAGCGCCGCGCCATCGGTGGGCAACTCATGAAGGCCGAAGGCGAACTGCAGCCTGTGATTTACCTCGTCGGCGGCAACTACCACGTGGCCTACAACGAGCGCATTGGCGGCGAGTACCCACGCGCCCTGATGAACGCGTACTACCTCCAGCGTGATCCGGCTCTGACCTTCATCAAGTAA
- the secG gene encoding preprotein translocase subunit SecG, translating into MILTLFIVLFALVCVSLVFFVLLQVPKQAGLSASMATGGSLLGGRGVEGGLVRITSILGGFFMLLALLISFVSR; encoded by the coding sequence ATGATCCTGACTCTATTCATCGTTCTGTTCGCCCTCGTCTGTGTGAGCCTCGTCTTTTTCGTGCTGCTGCAAGTGCCCAAGCAGGCCGGACTCTCGGCCAGTATGGCAACCGGCGGTTCTCTGCTCGGTGGGCGCGGTGTAGAAGGCGGCCTGGTACGGATTACCAGCATTTTAGGCGGCTTTTTCATGCTGCTGGCCCTGCTGATCAGCTTCGTTTCGCGCTGA
- a CDS encoding metallophosphoesterase has translation MSLRIAVISDVHGNAFALEAVLSDLQAASPDLILNLGDQVTGQADPKRAYDLQRGLDAVEVLGSAEPDLHMDNVLHHWLRAQLSPGALEHLMGLPQAATVAGGRVYLCHGAPGNPAGHVLWSWQHGPYLARSAQDLRELIQPLQAQVVLCGHTHREGLTMLDDTLIVNVGAVGNQIDGDPRARWVLLEEQQGRWGASFRRVTYNWQAASEWVRTFGPEPHDEAEYLITGQ, from the coding sequence ATGTCGCTCCGAATCGCCGTAATCAGCGATGTGCATGGCAATGCGTTCGCTCTGGAAGCTGTGCTGAGCGACCTTCAAGCAGCATCACCAGATCTGATCCTCAATCTTGGCGATCAGGTCACGGGACAGGCGGACCCAAAGCGTGCCTACGATTTACAGCGGGGTCTGGATGCTGTTGAAGTGCTGGGCAGTGCCGAGCCAGACCTCCACATGGACAACGTTCTCCACCACTGGCTTCGCGCTCAACTGTCCCCAGGTGCTCTTGAACATCTGATGGGTCTTCCCCAGGCCGCCACGGTTGCCGGTGGCCGGGTCTATCTCTGTCATGGCGCGCCCGGAAATCCTGCGGGCCATGTGTTGTGGTCCTGGCAGCACGGTCCATACCTGGCCCGATCGGCTCAAGACCTGCGCGAACTGATTCAACCGTTGCAGGCCCAGGTCGTGCTGTGTGGCCACACCCACCGCGAAGGGCTGACCATGCTCGATGACACCCTGATCGTTAATGTTGGCGCCGTTGGAAATCAGATTGATGGAGACCCCCGGGCACGGTGGGTGCTGCTTGAGGAGCAGCAAGGACGCTGGGGGGCAAGCTTCCGCCGGGTGACGTACAACTGGCAGGCCGCCAGCGAGTGGGTACGCACCTTTGGGCCTGAACCCCACGATGAAGCGGAGTATCTCATCACAGGTCAATAA
- a CDS encoding DUF6624 domain-containing protein gives MARPLPPALTTAVDATLRAYRTQGDRFSKLSAGVSDRVYLSGLRSEVNTYAARLLRQYGWPEHPGIQASLALLISDPTWQWCAGQAALRAAATADTRQQAARLIDQGLLGLQAPYQRYGTVYTVAVRTVRVTQIESESIVNARRAAIGLPPLAESIGRLQATLPPRPQPSGLTRPVLLRPVCQEFTSAAALNAPLSAASITLLEHEAHRLMEQDQAARLGRPDARKGMGEADAESIAWLQRVLNESGWPSTNRTGSPELANNVWLLTQHADRKPSLQACVLDLLGQQRSTLPEARHFAYLTDRVLTGAGQLQVYGTQANYDEVNKRLEPKPLVDPARVNERRARMGLESLEAYLEGFKEFIRQAAPPRP, from the coding sequence GTGGCGCGGCCCCTGCCGCCGGCCCTGACGACCGCCGTCGACGCCACCCTCCGGGCTTACCGGACTCAGGGAGACCGCTTTTCCAAGCTCAGTGCGGGCGTCAGCGACCGCGTCTATCTGAGCGGCCTGAGAAGTGAAGTCAATACTTACGCAGCCCGGCTCCTGAGGCAGTACGGCTGGCCCGAACACCCAGGCATCCAGGCCTCGCTGGCCCTGCTGATCAGTGACCCGACATGGCAATGGTGCGCCGGGCAGGCGGCCCTGAGGGCCGCGGCCACCGCAGACACACGCCAGCAGGCGGCCCGCCTGATCGACCAGGGACTCCTCGGGCTCCAGGCCCCCTACCAGCGCTACGGAACGGTCTATACCGTCGCCGTCCGCACCGTCCGGGTGACCCAGATCGAGAGCGAATCCATCGTGAACGCCCGGCGCGCGGCCATCGGTCTGCCGCCTCTCGCCGAGAGCATCGGGCGCCTTCAGGCCACCCTGCCGCCCAGACCTCAGCCCAGTGGCCTCACACGCCCAGTGCTTCTTCGGCCGGTCTGTCAGGAGTTCACCTCGGCCGCTGCGCTCAACGCGCCCCTGAGCGCGGCCTCGATCACCCTCCTGGAGCACGAGGCGCACCGCCTTATGGAGCAGGATCAGGCTGCTCGACTGGGCCGGCCGGATGCCAGGAAAGGCATGGGTGAGGCCGACGCCGAGTCCATCGCCTGGCTGCAGCGGGTTCTGAACGAGTCCGGGTGGCCGAGCACGAACCGTACGGGCAGCCCCGAACTTGCGAACAACGTCTGGCTGCTCACCCAGCACGCCGACCGGAAGCCCTCGCTTCAGGCGTGTGTACTGGATCTGCTCGGTCAGCAGCGGAGCACCCTGCCCGAAGCGCGCCACTTCGCGTACCTGACCGACCGGGTGCTGACCGGAGCCGGTCAGCTTCAGGTGTACGGCACGCAGGCCAATTACGACGAGGTCAACAAGAGACTCGAGCCCAAGCCATTGGTGGATCCGGCGCGGGTCAATGAGCGCCGCGCACGGATGGGATTGGAGAGTCTGGAGGCGTACCTGGAAGGATTCAAGGAATTCATCCGGCAGGCGGCGCCTCCGCGCCCCTAA
- a CDS encoding S41 family peptidase yields the protein MRLRPLYLLAAFLLLAASQGTAGGVSAPRAIDAYAVFDAAAHILKTTYAGPRMLEVGALVDRQRQALVVACSTAVVCPEKRGRSVVDAVIKNLGDGHSGAHWNVAVTAVQEPADRRLTGLRLFPLLPGELHVTHVRSNSAAERAGIQAGDALLGFAGQSGMQTHDQLHTQLLAHEERGEPFEVRLRSAGQIKTVTLQGELSPAVTLPSLRWAGKVAVISLPSLRTSTGLAFVSLVSLAGSQGAQGLVVDLRWNPGGFMSEALIASQVLAGEQVSLKTVDRFGTVSFDWRVWKSQQAVFIRDIGLETWNKPVIVLTSAQTASAGEMLAYWAQRSGAQVMGEATMGLLNTGVAWTALPGGSTLQVSDKRITLDGRTWLPERVEPDQVVVNTPGDWRAGKDRVMERAVASIAQMNLAVR from the coding sequence ATGCGCCTTCGTCCCCTTTACCTCCTGGCCGCGTTCCTGCTGCTGGCTGCCAGCCAGGGCACCGCCGGCGGTGTCTCCGCACCTCGCGCTATTGATGCCTACGCCGTGTTCGACGCTGCCGCACACATCCTCAAGACCACCTACGCTGGCCCCCGCATGCTGGAAGTTGGTGCTCTCGTGGATCGCCAGCGCCAGGCTCTGGTCGTGGCGTGTTCCACAGCCGTCGTCTGCCCCGAGAAGCGAGGCCGCTCCGTGGTAGATGCCGTGATCAAGAACCTGGGCGACGGGCATTCGGGCGCCCATTGGAATGTTGCTGTGACCGCTGTTCAGGAGCCCGCAGATCGCCGCCTGACCGGACTGCGACTCTTCCCGCTGCTGCCCGGGGAGTTGCACGTAACGCACGTGCGCTCCAACAGCGCTGCCGAACGTGCGGGCATCCAGGCAGGTGACGCCCTTCTCGGCTTTGCTGGCCAGTCGGGTATGCAGACCCATGATCAGCTCCACACTCAGCTCCTCGCGCACGAGGAGCGCGGCGAGCCGTTCGAAGTTCGCCTCCGCAGCGCCGGACAGATCAAGACCGTGACGCTCCAAGGTGAGCTGAGCCCCGCTGTAACACTCCCTAGCCTGCGTTGGGCCGGCAAGGTCGCGGTCATCAGCCTGCCCTCTTTGCGGACCAGCACCGGCCTGGCGTTCGTGAGCCTGGTCAGCTTGGCAGGATCGCAGGGCGCTCAGGGGCTCGTGGTGGACTTGCGCTGGAATCCCGGCGGCTTCATGAGCGAGGCCTTGATCGCTTCTCAAGTGCTGGCAGGAGAGCAGGTCAGCCTGAAAACGGTGGACCGGTTCGGGACGGTGAGCTTCGACTGGAGGGTCTGGAAATCCCAGCAAGCCGTTTTCATCAGGGACATCGGCCTGGAGACCTGGAACAAGCCGGTCATAGTGCTGACCTCGGCTCAGACGGCGTCCGCTGGGGAGATGTTGGCCTACTGGGCGCAACGTTCCGGCGCGCAGGTGATGGGTGAGGCGACCATGGGTCTACTGAATACCGGGGTGGCGTGGACGGCCCTGCCTGGGGGCTCGACCCTGCAGGTCAGTGATAAGCGGATCACCCTGGACGGCCGCACCTGGCTGCCGGAGCGGGTCGAGCCGGATCAGGTGGTTGTCAACACACCGGGAGACTGGCGGGCCGGGAAGGACCGGGTCATGGAGCGGGCGGTGGCCTCCATTGCCCAGATGAACCTGGCCGTGCGTTAG
- a CDS encoding esterase family protein, with the protein MRFPSAGLSAVLMTLTLLSPATAGGAGGPRPLLPDFSAVTPWPVDCDSAPYLTDGCRLRVALPPGTTLPSPGQLQVVPGHNRLAILYHPPIGTRAVTLCCGLQLPLSPLPGTEVWAVTVKVNDLTRAVISMGVLTDSSASLAQETTWRGPQAPAPVARTRLLAGKVDRLVLDSGSLIGSREIIVYTPPNWTQAERLPAVYLGDGQAVVGLAQTLEPAMLSGAAPRVVLVGIDSARSQAALTATGGPPVDQRAQEYLEAWEGGEQRFAAHEQFVLTTVLPHVERAYGLSARPQDRVVSGFSNGGSWAISMAARHPDVFRGVLAMSPSNAGLQNAPHPAARVFVEGGTLEPSFLAAARTYAVMTRTAGNPTRLDVRVGGHDALVWAEVFPAGVAFILGR; encoded by the coding sequence ATGCGCTTTCCCTCCGCTGGCCTCAGCGCCGTTCTGATGACCCTGACGCTGCTTTCCCCGGCCACAGCGGGTGGAGCAGGCGGACCGCGTCCCTTGCTGCCGGACTTCTCCGCCGTGACCCCCTGGCCGGTCGACTGTGATTCGGCCCCCTACCTGACCGATGGCTGCCGTCTGCGGGTCGCTCTTCCCCCGGGCACCACCTTGCCCAGTCCCGGGCAGCTCCAGGTGGTGCCCGGCCACAACCGCCTCGCCATTCTGTACCACCCCCCTATCGGCACCCGCGCTGTCACGCTGTGCTGTGGTCTGCAACTCCCGCTCTCCCCTCTTCCCGGAACTGAGGTCTGGGCCGTGACTGTGAAGGTCAATGACCTCACCCGCGCCGTGATTTCTATGGGCGTGCTGACCGACAGCAGCGCCTCGCTGGCTCAGGAGACCACCTGGCGAGGTCCCCAGGCACCCGCACCTGTGGCCCGCACCCGACTGCTCGCCGGGAAGGTCGACCGGTTGGTCCTTGATTCAGGCAGCCTGATCGGTTCACGCGAGATCATCGTCTATACCCCGCCGAACTGGACCCAGGCTGAACGTCTTCCCGCCGTCTATCTGGGTGATGGACAGGCCGTGGTGGGGCTGGCACAGACCCTGGAGCCCGCAATGCTGAGTGGCGCAGCGCCCCGGGTCGTCCTGGTCGGCATCGACAGTGCCAGGTCCCAAGCAGCGCTCACCGCCACGGGCGGGCCTCCAGTAGACCAGCGCGCTCAGGAATACCTCGAAGCGTGGGAGGGTGGTGAGCAGCGCTTCGCTGCGCACGAGCAATTCGTCTTAACCACTGTTCTGCCGCATGTGGAACGGGCGTATGGCCTCTCGGCCAGGCCACAGGATCGGGTGGTGAGCGGATTTTCCAACGGGGGCAGCTGGGCGATCAGCATGGCCGCGCGTCATCCGGACGTGTTCCGCGGCGTGCTGGCCATGAGCCCCAGCAACGCGGGGCTGCAGAACGCGCCGCATCCCGCAGCGCGCGTCTTCGTCGAGGGCGGTACCCTGGAGCCATCCTTTCTTGCGGCGGCGCGCACCTATGCGGTCATGACCCGGACCGCGGGGAATCCCACGCGCCTCGACGTGCGGGTGGGCGGTCACGACGCGTTGGTGTGGGCAGAAGTTTTCCCGGCGGGTGTCGCCTTCATCCTGGGGCGCTGA
- a CDS encoding DUF1963 domain-containing protein → MTLISRDPRTLAEVHHEIRTVFQQAGLPRDTNAERLIRQGLDTAYEVTLERADEHSFALGESKFGGHPHVLPEWPWPTDPQGMPLRFLYQIQLACLEPERTSECLPTEGLLSVFWDFFSRSMELTYHRTWSPTRGPSLQRRDDAQSQLASWIIATTRPGALRLGVAP, encoded by the coding sequence ATGACACTGATCAGCCGAGATCCCCGAACACTTGCCGAAGTTCACCACGAGATCCGTACCGTGTTCCAGCAAGCGGGTCTACCTCGTGACACCAACGCAGAACGGCTGATCCGTCAGGGCCTTGATACCGCGTATGAAGTGACCCTGGAGCGCGCTGATGAGCACAGCTTCGCCCTGGGTGAAAGCAAATTCGGTGGTCATCCACACGTGCTCCCTGAATGGCCCTGGCCAACGGATCCTCAGGGTATGCCCCTGCGGTTCCTCTACCAGATCCAGCTGGCCTGCCTGGAACCAGAACGCACCAGCGAGTGCCTGCCCACAGAGGGACTGCTCTCGGTGTTCTGGGATTTCTTCTCCAGGTCCATGGAGCTGACCTATCACCGGACTTGGTCACCAACGAGAGGCCCAAGTCTGCAGCGCCGTGATGATGCGCAAAGCCAGTTGGCGTCATGGATCATCGCAACCACCAGACCAGGTGCTCTTCGCCTGGGAGTTGCCCCTTGA
- a CDS encoding glycoside hydrolase family 10 protein: protein MTESPVDAALKVDAPREPVQRAEQTLETPPEEQPTRVQVSERAQPAAPLAEAARESQNQPVLTPEASPAQQPTQPEPTPPPPRAQAAAAPPVEPRLEGKPDVQQAPEPEIRVTPAPVPPQPRPAPPQAPEPRPVSKPVPRPQLEIKSAPVRPLEAKPAVEPKTLKPAEAAPAVALKPAQPAAIQEEPQPASLPKPEPRPEPPPVVGPLQSDPALRGLWVDAFGPGFKTPGEVDRLIQDARAMNINTLFVQAVKRGDCYCDNSLFPRTEDPAVPAGFDPLADVLAKAGAQGIRVHAWVIPTAVANRAVRYPVTHPQHVVNAHGEGTEQDWLTRNAAGAVWAGNDQQLDLGNPEARAYVVEGVRSLTAAYGVDGVQLDRVRYPDPSGAVQDWGYNAGAVAAYQAETGTAEMPAPADARWITWRRERVNALVSEVAQAVRGARAGAVMSVAAITYGAGPGSRDAFTRTRTYSEVLQDWPSWLASGQVDLVVMMNYKREARADQARDFDTWNRFAASVKGRGQVAAGTALYLNTAAENLAQARRVVELGMDGWVGYSYRTPELGVEEGRKAGDQAFRELSSLLVGEKP from the coding sequence ATGACCGAAAGCCCTGTCGACGCTGCGCTGAAGGTGGACGCCCCCCGGGAACCCGTTCAGAGGGCCGAGCAGACGCTCGAGACGCCACCAGAGGAACAGCCCACCCGGGTTCAGGTGTCTGAGCGGGCTCAGCCTGCAGCTCCGCTTGCCGAGGCGGCCAGGGAATCCCAGAATCAACCTGTCCTGACACCTGAGGCTAGCCCGGCCCAGCAGCCCACCCAGCCTGAACCTACGCCTCCCCCTCCGCGTGCGCAGGCGGCGGCTGCGCCTCCAGTCGAGCCCCGTCTTGAAGGGAAGCCTGACGTGCAGCAGGCGCCTGAACCTGAGATTCGCGTGACGCCTGCGCCTGTCCCGCCCCAGCCTCGTCCAGCGCCGCCCCAGGCGCCTGAACCCAGGCCCGTCAGTAAGCCGGTGCCCCGCCCGCAGCTGGAGATCAAGTCTGCGCCGGTCAGGCCCCTGGAGGCCAAGCCGGCCGTGGAACCCAAGACTTTGAAGCCGGCCGAAGCGGCACCTGCTGTTGCGCTCAAGCCGGCTCAGCCTGCGGCCATCCAGGAAGAGCCCCAGCCGGCTTCTCTTCCCAAGCCTGAACCCAGGCCTGAGCCTCCACCCGTTGTGGGGCCGCTTCAGTCGGATCCTGCCCTGCGGGGCCTGTGGGTGGACGCCTTTGGCCCCGGCTTCAAGACGCCTGGAGAAGTCGACCGCCTGATTCAGGACGCCCGGGCGATGAACATCAACACGCTGTTCGTGCAGGCCGTCAAGCGGGGAGACTGTTACTGCGACAACAGCCTGTTCCCCCGCACCGAAGATCCGGCGGTGCCGGCCGGCTTTGATCCGCTGGCGGATGTGCTGGCCAAAGCGGGCGCCCAGGGGATCCGGGTGCATGCCTGGGTGATTCCCACCGCCGTGGCCAACCGCGCGGTTCGCTATCCGGTGACCCATCCGCAGCACGTCGTGAACGCTCATGGTGAAGGCACCGAGCAGGACTGGTTGACGCGCAACGCTGCCGGGGCGGTGTGGGCCGGCAATGACCAGCAGCTTGATCTGGGCAACCCTGAGGCGCGTGCTTACGTGGTCGAGGGCGTCCGCAGCCTGACCGCGGCCTACGGCGTGGACGGAGTGCAGCTGGACCGGGTGCGTTACCCTGATCCCTCGGGCGCGGTACAGGACTGGGGCTACAACGCTGGCGCGGTCGCGGCCTACCAGGCGGAGACCGGGACCGCCGAGATGCCGGCGCCTGCGGACGCCCGCTGGATCACCTGGCGCCGGGAGCGTGTGAACGCTCTGGTCTCGGAAGTGGCTCAGGCGGTGCGGGGCGCGCGTGCCGGCGCGGTCATGAGTGTGGCGGCGATCACCTACGGTGCGGGTCCCGGGAGCCGCGACGCATTTACCCGGACGCGTACCTATTCGGAGGTGCTGCAGGACTGGCCGTCGTGGCTGGCCAGCGGTCAGGTCGACCTGGTCGTGATGATGAATTACAAGCGCGAGGCGCGTGCTGATCAGGCCCGTGATTTTGACACCTGGAACCGCTTTGCCGCTTCAGTGAAAGGGAGGGGTCAGGTGGCCGCGGGGACGGCGCTCTACCTGAACACCGCGGCGGAGAATCTGGCGCAGGCCAGGCGCGTGGTGGAGCTGGGGATGGACGGCTGGGTGGGGTACTCCTACCGCACGCCGGAACTGGGGGTCGAGGAGGGGCGCAAAGCTGGGGATCAGGCCTTCCGCGAGCTCAGCAGCCTCCTGGTGGGGGAGAAGCCGTAA
- a CDS encoding ScyD/ScyE family protein produces the protein MRTALLTAVTLTTLLLAACTQAPPLAAPTGPERLVTGLQNAQGSTVGPDGALYVTEPAAGRVVRIDPKTGAVTTFASGLPLPVIGLGGAVDVIFLDGTAYVLMGLVASDVGGTHKVGLYRMDSPTTFTVVADLGAFTLANPPDTEFFVPTGVPYALELLGGAFLVSDGHHNRVYRVTREGQVSVFRVFGNTVPTGMDVMGNTVYMAEPGAIPHEPQVGRAVSFGADSAPSTVVAAGARMLLDVEFGQGGTLFGLSQGVWNGVEVGSPAHPETGSLMRAKEDGTFTAIAFPLDRPTSLEIIGNTAYITTLDGEVWTVGNIANPLSSSVK, from the coding sequence ATGCGAACAGCCCTGCTGACCGCCGTCACCCTCACCACCCTGCTTCTCGCGGCCTGCACTCAGGCCCCACCTCTGGCGGCCCCCACCGGGCCCGAGCGTCTGGTCACCGGCCTGCAAAATGCCCAGGGCAGCACCGTCGGTCCCGATGGTGCTCTCTACGTCACCGAACCTGCCGCCGGCCGGGTCGTGCGGATCGATCCCAAGACCGGCGCGGTCACCACCTTCGCCAGCGGTCTTCCCCTCCCGGTTATTGGCCTCGGCGGGGCGGTGGATGTCATCTTCCTGGACGGCACGGCGTACGTCCTGATGGGCCTGGTCGCCTCGGACGTGGGCGGCACCCACAAGGTGGGTCTCTACCGGATGGATAGCCCCACCACCTTCACTGTCGTCGCCGACTTGGGCGCGTTCACGCTGGCGAACCCACCGGACACCGAGTTCTTCGTGCCGACCGGCGTTCCGTATGCCCTAGAACTCCTCGGTGGGGCGTTCCTGGTCAGCGACGGGCACCACAACCGGGTGTACAGGGTCACCCGGGAAGGCCAGGTGTCGGTGTTCCGGGTCTTCGGCAATACTGTCCCGACCGGGATGGATGTGATGGGCAACACCGTGTACATGGCCGAGCCTGGAGCTATCCCGCACGAGCCACAGGTAGGCCGGGCCGTCTCCTTCGGAGCAGATTCTGCCCCGTCCACTGTGGTAGCCGCGGGGGCCCGGATGCTGCTGGATGTGGAGTTCGGCCAGGGCGGTACGCTGTTCGGACTCTCTCAGGGCGTCTGGAATGGGGTGGAAGTCGGCTCGCCTGCGCACCCGGAGACCGGCTCGCTAATGCGGGCCAAGGAGGACGGCACCTTCACGGCCATCGCTTTTCCGCTGGACCGCCCGACCTCCCTGGAGATCATCGGCAACACCGCGTACATCACCACCCTTGATGGAGAGGTCTGGACGGTCGGCAACATCGCCAATCCGCTCTCCAGCAGCGTGAAGTAA